The Methanosphaera sp. BMS genome contains a region encoding:
- a CDS encoding homoserine dehydrogenase, whose product MTVNKMRLCLLGFGAVGQGLAKVLIMKHDELIDKYNLDLSITAISDRSGAAINADGLDLQLALDTKEDTGKIKDYPEYGVEGVDGIEVLDKAEYDCLVEATPTNIEDGEPTQSHILKAMNDKKDVVTSNKGPLALNFKTLIETARENKVKFRFEASVGGTMPVINLARESLAGNNIHEVQGILNGTTNYILSRMANEQTDYEPTLKEAQELGIAETNPYQDVEGLDAACKIVIIANSLMGWDVTLKDVNRQGISNITSNAVQLAKKDGYLIKLVAEAVDGKLTVAPMLVKKTSPFAVNGTLNVITLKTDLSEDVTVVGIGAGSIETASAILSDIISIGKNNTN is encoded by the coding sequence ATGACTGTAAATAAAATGAGATTATGTCTTCTTGGATTTGGAGCAGTAGGTCAAGGACTTGCAAAAGTATTAATCATGAAACATGATGAACTTATTGACAAATATAACTTGGACTTATCTATAACTGCAATCTCAGATAGATCTGGTGCAGCAATTAATGCAGATGGACTTGACTTACAACTGGCACTGGATACAAAAGAAGATACCGGAAAAATAAAGGATTACCCAGAATATGGTGTAGAAGGCGTTGATGGAATAGAAGTACTTGATAAGGCAGAATATGACTGTCTTGTAGAGGCAACACCAACAAACATCGAGGACGGAGAACCTACCCAATCACACATTCTAAAGGCCATGAACGATAAGAAAGATGTGGTAACATCAAATAAGGGACCATTGGCATTAAACTTCAAAACATTAATAGAAACAGCACGTGAAAATAAGGTCAAATTCCGGTTTGAAGCATCCGTTGGTGGAACAATGCCTGTTATCAACCTTGCACGTGAATCACTTGCAGGAAATAATATCCATGAAGTACAAGGTATATTAAACGGTACAACAAATTATATCCTATCACGTATGGCCAATGAACAAACAGACTATGAACCAACACTCAAGGAAGCACAAGAGTTAGGTATAGCCGAGACAAATCCATACCAGGATGTAGAAGGATTAGATGCGGCCTGTAAAATAGTTATCATAGCAAACTCACTTATGGGCTGGGACGTGACACTTAAAGACGTTAACCGTCAGGGAATATCCAACATTACTTCAAATGCGGTACAGCTTGCTAAGAAGGACGGTTACCTGATAAAATTAGTGGCAGAAGCAGTGGACGGTAAACTAACCGTAGCACCAATGCTTGTTAAGAAAACTTCCCCATTTGCAGTAAACGGAACATTAAATGTAATAACTCTTAAGACTGATTTATCCGAGGACGTAACCGTTGTAGGTATTGGAGCAGGTTCAATAGAAACGGCATCCGCAATTCTCAGTGACATAATCAGTATAGGTAAGAATAATACTAACTAA
- a CDS encoding Ig-like domain-containing protein, with protein sequence MSNSKLVLFTLISMIFILGLSVVSAEDNVDDGADNAMDTSIDSSIKDCVTSQTLAEKTSDNTHSYDNTGIDDTSNSKLKKEDGNLKTSKRIVINNQTYYTYFTNQYLNDRVSDGDVLDFQGKFMGNYSMFINKAVNITSTTKDAYIYLNTTAEDWFGGDDVAAFTITKSGAYTNVSDIHFYNSQIFVKGSHHIIFNNITAIVEESTVGRGVGQTSIRDNSSFVTVENSTFSTKDQWGGCTLVLAWANNCTIRYNKITGIGEVGNLFYLTTFNVEERMPYNDAGQLDYTLINVNNTFENNLLIGPGYAQPMCYAICLSGTNNRIINNTVLNYNGSGINVQAYSFDYDMNTLIANNTLNGSNFFMPNGSTVINNTVTGNFTMGTRSIVENNTFTNIKLVYHNLTLSNTKVENVMVTTERDNITIENCNITGNLTIKGPSVAEVPINMAVRNNNIGGYILLNGSKNITITNNTIGRQIIISGKNSLNNNVSIYNNSIINDENYTITVDKKVRGLNISDNYLMTNNLTGNDSIYIYPFYEDYIINNDMKVFKLNESNYQRFFNNDGTLKSYLPDNITLEVTGNIKNKKFIFTDGQVNFTNPKGYNLTGSTVEIKANATVSLNKIKVDRILYEVTDGSYGRLFNADATPKVDTVGDNVTFVVAGNIHNRNFTFVNGRVNFTNPRNYSFTNSTVEIKSNANVSLDNIKVNRIIYEVTDGSYGRLFNVDATPMVDTVGDNVTFVVAGNIHNRNFTFVNGTVNFTNPRNYSFTNSIVEIKSNANVSLDNIKVNRIIYEVTDGSYGRLFNADATVGVDTVGDNVTFVVAGNIHNRNFTFVNGRVNFTNPRGYTFTNSTVEVKANSTVSLNKIKVDRIIYELTDANYDRLFDDNSIFKLDMIHDNITLVVVGNIHNKGFIFDNGTLNFTNPKNYTFTNSTITIKAKANVLLNKINVSLVTFELTDSNYANLFNPDGTAKSDVIRNNISLMLAGNVKNKNFIFNDANVIFNNLRGFTLYNSTIDVKSKAHVLLYGLKIKNVNVPSETIILESKDNLIVNTQIDVNTNTQTRTILISDDNNTVNDVNITVKSTNNQIDPLSIYAIVVESEKSGKNIANTLIKDTHIDVAGADKAYGLILNKTTNTSASNISISISSTNTAYPIYISDSINTEISGKITINATDLSYAAYITQTAPDKTGNITLSGIEANINTNNIKAIDADKVQDITIENSLYMLEGSNITAINLSDITGIIINNITVEIKSTDNASILTFVNATNANITNSEFTSNIGEGLLIDSSRDVLVDNNYINVTSEYTVEVANSINANVTNNGLYANKQQGDASVRVTESTTSVHDNNILNSIVIISGNLTIYKPSDIIVRVTDLNGNSINYGSIMLTVNNMDNDVILEGGKATFAYTPQTMDDVSVVAVYTSPNKLQRSNSTTLEVSMIDTRITLTSRTALVNQEVTVTATVKDIMGNMVKDGSVTFTNDNGTILAICNVSSGQSSVNVSYSSVGIYNITGVYSNSNEYKESSANTTVTVDNVNIDINGNLTVFTPGNITVRITNQNNATVTSGTIKVSVNNKLQNATIKNGVATLSYTPQSMDGVNVTAVYTTTENYCVRNTVTLNVSMIATMSSLSSRTVLVNQKVALTASVRDVLGKAVRDGLVSFSDSSGKLWGSVRVVDGQASVNVSYPSVGIYNVTAVYSDSSTYKQSTAKSTVTVNKVNINITGSLTVFTPSNITIKITNQNNSAVSKGSLEVKVNNKKQNITFNKGVATFSYTPQSMDSVNVTAVYTTTDNYSVSRTATLKVSMIAAKMSVSSKNILVNQKVVLTASVRDVLGKAVRDGLVSFSDSSGKLWGSVRVVDGQASVNVSYPSVGIYNITAVYSDSSTYKQATARTTVTVNKVNINITGSLTVFTPSNITVKLTNQNNSTINKGSLEVKVNNKKQNITFKNGVASIACTPLNANKVNITATYTTTDNYTVNKTASLNVNKITTKLVVKSNNNAPRVNENIKLTFTLTDANKNPVNAQRITANVNNKKYTLTSDKKGVVTLEYLVNKDDKNVTITANYDGNTSYMASTSNLSLNRTYKLDVQLLTGSFNTKPGGTVKLVAHITDNNLDINGGQLVFKLNGLSLKDAEDNPVIVAIKNGLAIMEYKIPDSLGARVHNLTAVYSSRDYQRVELSTPMTIVKYTTHIDVNPLYTSSDIIRLTAQVVDQNNHALNKQTTMCIKINGKSYTFNTTNGTINYTINQTLKDGYYNMTIISGENGKYLASSVKTLLVKSDKIIKTNYINNTLNAKEVLKSGDTKTGKILSILTGSSAVKVGDRLKLVAHLSEDVVDITGGQLVFKLNGMSLKDENNSTVMVNIREGLGVLDYKIPDTLASRAHNLTAVYSSKKYGRMELTTVLTTNKLNTHITAEPVFTNKATAYIKAQILDDNNQLINRQTTVVIKIDGKSYSLNNTNGRINFKVPLNITKGLHQVCIIAGENGKYLSSRLNTILLGI encoded by the coding sequence ATGTCAAACAGTAAACTAGTATTGTTCACGTTAATATCCATGATATTCATCCTCGGATTATCAGTCGTATCGGCCGAGGACAATGTTGACGATGGTGCTGATAATGCCATGGACACGTCAATAGATTCATCAATAAAAGATTGTGTGACTAGTCAAACGCTAGCAGAAAAAACAAGTGACAACACACATTCATATGATAATACGGGTATTGATGATACTTCAAATTCCAAGCTTAAAAAAGAAGACGGGAATTTAAAAACTTCAAAAAGAATAGTAATCAACAATCAGACATATTACACTTACTTTACAAATCAATACCTTAACGATAGAGTATCGGATGGTGATGTATTGGATTTTCAGGGAAAATTCATGGGAAACTACTCCATGTTTATCAACAAGGCGGTAAACATAACATCCACTACAAAGGATGCATATATCTACCTTAACACGACCGCCGAGGACTGGTTCGGGGGTGATGATGTAGCGGCATTCACAATAACAAAAAGTGGAGCATACACAAATGTAAGTGATATTCACTTCTATAATTCACAGATATTCGTCAAGGGATCACATCACATCATATTCAACAACATCACAGCCATAGTAGAGGAAAGTACAGTAGGCCGTGGAGTAGGACAAACCTCAATAAGGGACAACTCAAGCTTTGTCACGGTAGAAAACAGTACATTCTCCACAAAGGATCAGTGGGGTGGATGTACACTGGTACTGGCATGGGCAAACAACTGTACAATACGCTACAATAAGATTACCGGAATAGGAGAGGTAGGTAATCTATTTTACCTAACCACATTCAACGTGGAAGAAAGAATGCCCTATAACGACGCTGGACAGCTTGACTACACACTAATAAACGTAAACAATACATTTGAAAACAATCTTCTCATAGGGCCGGGATATGCACAGCCAATGTGCTATGCAATATGTCTAAGCGGTACAAACAACAGAATCATAAACAACACAGTCCTGAACTACAACGGTAGTGGAATAAACGTACAGGCATATTCATTTGACTATGACATGAATACACTCATAGCCAACAATACCTTAAACGGATCAAACTTCTTCATGCCAAACGGTTCAACGGTAATAAACAATACGGTAACCGGAAACTTCACGATGGGTACACGAAGCATAGTCGAAAACAACACATTTACCAACATAAAACTTGTCTATCACAACCTAACTCTCTCAAACACCAAAGTCGAGAATGTAATGGTAACCACCGAAAGGGACAACATCACCATAGAAAACTGTAACATAACAGGCAATCTGACCATAAAGGGTCCAAGCGTCGCGGAAGTTCCAATAAACATGGCCGTACGAAACAATAATATAGGAGGATACATACTTCTCAACGGATCAAAGAACATCACGATAACAAACAACACAATCGGCAGGCAGATAATAATTTCCGGAAAAAACAGCCTCAACAACAACGTCTCAATATACAACAACAGCATAATAAACGATGAAAACTACACGATAACAGTGGACAAAAAGGTAAGGGGACTTAACATATCAGATAACTATCTGATGACAAATAATCTGACCGGAAACGATAGCATATACATTTACCCCTTCTATGAGGACTACATCATAAACAATGACATGAAAGTCTTCAAATTAAACGAATCAAACTACCAGCGATTCTTCAATAACGACGGAACATTAAAAAGCTACCTGCCCGATAACATTACACTGGAAGTAACTGGCAATATAAAGAATAAGAAGTTCATATTCACCGACGGACAGGTAAACTTCACAAATCCAAAGGGATATAACCTGACCGGTAGCACAGTAGAAATCAAAGCCAATGCCACGGTATCATTAAATAAAATCAAGGTGGATAGGATACTCTATGAAGTTACCGATGGCAGTTATGGTAGGTTGTTTAATGCTGATGCTACGCCTAAGGTGGATACTGTTGGTGATAACGTTACCTTTGTTGTTGCGGGTAATATTCATAACAGGAATTTCACATTTGTTAATGGAAGGGTTAACTTTACCAATCCAAGGAATTATTCATTTACAAATTCCACTGTGGAGATTAAATCCAATGCCAATGTGTCCTTAGATAACATAAAAGTAAATAGGATAATCTATGAGGTAACTGATGGCAGTTATGGTAGGTTGTTTAATGTTGATGCTACGCCTATGGTGGATACTGTTGGTGATAACGTTACCTTTGTTGTTGCGGGTAATATTCATAACAGGAATTTCACATTTGTTAATGGGACGGTTAACTTTACCAATCCAAGGAATTATTCATTTACAAATTCCATTGTGGAGATTAAATCCAATGCCAATGTGTCCTTAGATAACATAAAAGTAAATAGGATAATTTATGAGGTTACCGATGGTAGTTATGGTAGGTTGTTTAATGCTGATGCTACGGTTGGGGTGGATACTGTTGGTGATAACGTTACCTTTGTTGTTGCGGGTAATATTCATAACAGGAATTTCACATTTGTTAATGGAAGGGTTAACTTTACCAATCCAAGGGGTTATACATTTACCAATTCAACGGTAGAGGTCAAGGCAAATAGCACGGTATCATTAAATAAAATCAAAGTCGACAGGATTATCTATGAATTAACCGATGCTAATTATGACAGATTATTCGACGATAATTCCATATTTAAACTTGACATGATTCATGACAACATAACGCTAGTTGTAGTGGGTAACATTCATAACAAAGGATTCATATTTGACAATGGAACCCTTAACTTTACAAATCCGAAAAACTACACATTTACGAATAGTACAATAACAATAAAGGCTAAGGCTAACGTACTTCTAAATAAGATAAATGTCAGCCTGGTAACATTTGAATTAACGGACAGCAACTATGCAAACCTATTCAATCCTGATGGAACAGCAAAAAGTGACGTAATCCGGAACAACATATCTCTAATGCTTGCAGGCAATGTCAAAAATAAGAATTTCATATTCAATGATGCCAATGTAATCTTCAATAACCTTAGAGGCTTCACATTATACAATTCTACAATAGACGTCAAATCAAAGGCACATGTATTGCTTTACGGATTAAAGATTAAAAATGTCAACGTTCCCTCCGAAACAATCATCCTCGAGTCCAAGGATAACTTAATAGTCAATACACAAATAGATGTAAATACCAACACGCAAACAAGGACAATACTCATATCAGATGACAATAACACAGTAAATGATGTTAACATAACAGTAAAAAGCACTAACAATCAAATTGATCCTTTATCAATATATGCCATAGTCGTAGAGTCAGAAAAATCGGGAAAAAACATAGCAAATACTCTCATAAAAGATACCCACATTGACGTGGCCGGTGCTGACAAGGCCTATGGATTGATTCTGAATAAAACTACAAATACGAGTGCATCAAATATCAGCATTAGCATAAGTTCAACAAATACCGCTTATCCAATTTACATATCAGACTCAATAAATACGGAGATATCGGGTAAAATAACAATTAACGCTACTGACTTATCCTATGCTGCCTACATTACTCAAACAGCTCCGGATAAAACCGGTAACATAACACTCTCTGGTATTGAAGCAAATATAAACACAAATAATATAAAAGCCATAGATGCGGATAAAGTACAGGATATAACGATTGAAAACTCACTCTATATGCTTGAAGGATCAAATATAACGGCCATAAACCTATCCGATATAACAGGCATAATCATAAATAACATAACCGTAGAGATAAAATCAACAGACAATGCAAGCATACTGACATTTGTCAACGCTACAAATGCCAATATAACAAATTCGGAGTTTACCTCCAATATAGGTGAAGGACTATTGATAGATAGTTCACGTGATGTACTGGTGGATAACAATTACATCAATGTTACCAGTGAATATACGGTGGAGGTAGCCAATTCCATCAATGCAAACGTGACAAATAATGGATTATATGCTAACAAACAGCAGGGTGATGCATCCGTAAGGGTTACAGAATCAACAACCAGCGTACATGACAACAATATATTAAACAGTATAGTAATAATAAGTGGAAATCTGACAATATATAAGCCAAGCGATATCATAGTAAGGGTAACGGATTTGAACGGAAATTCCATAAACTATGGAAGCATCATGTTAACGGTAAACAATATGGATAATGATGTTATACTTGAAGGTGGAAAGGCAACATTTGCTTATACTCCTCAGACAATGGATGATGTAAGTGTTGTTGCAGTATACACGAGTCCTAATAAGCTACAGAGAAGCAACAGCACAACGCTCGAGGTATCCATGATAGATACCAGGATAACCTTAACCTCAAGGACTGCATTAGTAAACCAGGAGGTAACTGTCACTGCAACCGTAAAGGACATTATGGGTAATATGGTTAAGGATGGAAGTGTGACATTTACAAATGATAACGGTACAATATTAGCTATCTGCAACGTATCCTCCGGTCAATCATCGGTTAACGTAAGTTATTCAAGTGTCGGCATTTATAACATTACCGGGGTATATTCAAATTCAAACGAGTACAAAGAATCAAGTGCAAATACAACGGTCACTGTGGATAATGTAAATATTGACATAAATGGTAACTTAACCGTATTTACTCCTGGCAATATAACGGTAAGGATTACCAACCAGAATAACGCCACTGTAACTTCCGGAACAATTAAAGTATCTGTTAACAATAAACTTCAGAATGCAACAATCAAAAACGGAGTGGCCACACTTAGCTATACACCACAGAGTATGGATGGTGTAAATGTCACCGCGGTTTATACAACTACGGAAAACTATTGTGTTAGAAATACTGTCACATTAAATGTTTCAATGATTGCCACTATGTCTTCCTTATCATCTAGGACTGTGTTGGTTAATCAGAAGGTGGCTTTGACTGCATCCGTTAGGGATGTTTTGGGTAAAGCTGTGAGGGATGGTTTGGTGTCATTTAGTGATTCATCCGGTAAACTTTGGGGTAGTGTCAGGGTAGTTGACGGTCAGGCATCCGTCAATGTATCTTATCCAAGTGTCGGCATATATAATGTTACGGCAGTTTACTCCGATTCAAGTACGTATAAGCAGTCAACGGCTAAGTCAACGGTTACTGTAAACAAGGTAAATATTAATATAACCGGAAGTTTAACGGTATTTACTCCATCAAATATAACGATTAAGATTACCAACCAAAATAACTCGGCTGTAAGTAAGGGTAGCCTTGAAGTCAAAGTTAATAACAAGAAACAGAACATCACATTCAATAAAGGTGTAGCGACATTTAGCTATACACCACAGAGTATGGATAGTGTAAATGTCACCGCGGTTTATACCACTACGGATAACTATTCTGTCAGTAGGACTGCTACGTTGAAGGTTTCTATGATTGCCGCTAAAATGTCGGTATCATCTAAGAACATCTTGGTTAATCAGAAGGTGGTTTTGACTGCATCCGTTAGGGATGTTTTGGGTAAAGCTGTGAGGGATGGGTTGGTGTCATTTAGTGATTCATCCGGTAAACTTTGGGGTAGTGTCAGGGTAGTTGACGGTCAGGCATCAGTCAATGTATCTTATCCAAGTGTTGGCATATATAACATTACGGCAGTTTACTCCGATTCAAGTACGTATAAGCAGGCAACGGCTAGGACAACCGTTACTGTAAACAAGGTAAATATTAATATAACCGGAAGTTTAACTGTATTTACACCATCCAATATTACTGTTAAATTAACAAACCAGAACAATTCAACTATAAACAAAGGTAGTCTGGAAGTCAAAGTAAACAACAAGAAACAGAACATCACATTCAAAAACGGAGTAGCAAGCATAGCATGCACGCCGCTAAATGCAAACAAGGTAAATATTACAGCAACTTACACGACAACCGATAACTATACGGTAAATAAGACAGCATCATTAAATGTCAATAAGATAACTACAAAACTGGTAGTCAAATCAAACAACAATGCTCCAAGAGTTAATGAAAATATAAAATTAACGTTCACCTTAACCGATGCTAATAAAAATCCCGTTAACGCTCAAAGGATAACTGCAAATGTAAACAACAAAAAATATACATTAACAAGCGATAAAAAGGGTGTTGTAACATTGGAGTATCTGGTGAATAAAGATGATAAAAACGTCACAATAACTGCAAACTATGATGGAAACACATCATATATGGCATCCACAAGTAATCTCTCCTTGAACAGGACATATAAACTGGACGTACAGTTGCTCACGGGATCATTCAATACAAAACCTGGAGGCACTGTAAAACTTGTAGCTCACATAACGGATAACAATCTAGATATCAATGGAGGACAACTCGTATTCAAACTCAATGGCCTGTCACTTAAAGACGCTGAGGACAATCCGGTAATAGTGGCCATTAAGAATGGACTGGCAATAATGGAGTATAAAATCCCCGATTCACTAGGAGCCCGGGTTCATAACCTGACGGCTGTATACTCTTCAAGGGATTATCAGAGGGTTGAGCTGTCAACGCCTATGACGATAGTCAAATACACTACACATATCGATGTAAATCCCCTATACACAAGCAGTGATATCATCAGGCTAACAGCTCAGGTTGTAGACCAGAACAACCATGCATTAAACAAACAAACCACTATGTGTATAAAGATAAACGGTAAAAGCTACACATTCAATACAACAAACGGTACGATAAACTATACAATAAATCAGACACTAAAAGACGGCTATTACAACATGACAATAATTAGTGGAGAAAACGGTAAATACCTGGCATCTAGCGTTAAAACATTACTGGTGAAATCCGATAAAATCATAAAGACAAATTACATCAACAATACCTTGAATGCTAAGGAGGTACTTAAAAGTGGCGATACCAAGACAGGTAAGATACTGAGCATACTTACCGGTTCGTCTGCAGTTAAGGTGGGTGACAGGCTTAAGCTGGTAGCACACCTATCGGAGGATGTCGTGGACATTACAGGTGGACAACTTGTATTTAAGTTAAATGGAATGTCCCTTAAGGATGAAAATAACAGCACAGTCATGGTAAACATCAGGGAAGGTCTTGGAGTGCTTGACTATAAAATCCCGGATACTCTTGCCTCTAGGGCTCATAACCTTACGGCCGTATATTCATCTAAAAAATATGGACGAATGGAGCTTACAACTGTCCTGACAACCAACAAGTTAAACACTCATATAACAGCCGAACCGGTATTTACCAATAAGGCCACCGCATACATTAAGGCACAAATACTCGATGACAACAACCAGTTAATAAACAGACAGACAACCGTTGTAATAAAGATTGACGGCAAAAGTTACAGTTTAAACAATACTAATGGCAGGATAAACTTCAAGGTACCTTTAAACATTACTAAAGGACTGCATCAGGTATGCATCATAGCCGGTGAAAACGGCAAGTACCTTTCAAGCAGGTTAAACACGATATTGCTTGGAATATAA
- a CDS encoding transposase: MSDDCVLLTQSVLIRGLTMKQYNVLVDISLKLNYLRNCAVEKTPFVKSTDKKHFKKINFKSIISKVKEEFKMEYSFIQAQLANAAIKKHVESFNSYVELKNKKIDGEYDQKVNPPKKHKNYRLHNIIIPKESITSSKKKLREGFIELPLSRNYKKLLESKNCRPRIKIPENIRDKKIIQVEIIPINNGKMFKANFTYEAEKEPLDLDKDKIMGIDPGVNNFATIVTTEGPPCIVDGRKLKNQIYFKCKKTAHYQSILNKQGRKTSNRIRKINQKFKNIQDNFLNQTVNFIIKKCKEQDVGTIVLGYNNNFQHKTNMGKKQNQIFSHIAFKQFKQKLETRCQIHEIDLIIQEESYTSLSSFLDEDILPEYQEKKDAKNKGDKKKKDKKKKDKKKEDKKKEDKVKYEFKGNRTKRGLYETQNGKIINADVNAAANIIRKCKHRFNFELLCKWVQTTPSKIKL; encoded by the coding sequence ATGTCTGATGATTGTGTTTTATTAACTCAAAGTGTTCTTATTCGTGGTCTTACCATGAAACAATATAATGTTTTGGTGGATATTTCCTTGAAACTTAACTATTTGAGAAATTGTGCTGTGGAAAAGACTCCATTTGTTAAATCTACTGATAAAAAGCATTTTAAGAAAATAAATTTTAAATCAATAATTAGCAAGGTCAAAGAGGAATTTAAGATGGAATATTCTTTTATTCAGGCTCAGTTAGCTAATGCTGCTATAAAAAAGCATGTTGAATCATTCAATAGCTATGTTGAGTTGAAAAATAAAAAAATTGATGGTGAATATGATCAAAAGGTTAATCCGCCTAAAAAACATAAGAATTATCGATTACATAACATTATAATTCCGAAAGAATCTATTACTTCTTCTAAAAAGAAGCTAAGGGAGGGTTTTATAGAATTACCATTAAGTAGAAATTATAAGAAACTTTTGGAATCAAAGAATTGTAGACCTAGAATAAAAATTCCTGAGAACATACGAGATAAAAAGATTATTCAAGTGGAAATCATTCCTATAAATAATGGAAAGATGTTTAAGGCAAATTTCACTTATGAAGCTGAAAAAGAGCCACTGGATTTGGATAAGGATAAAATTATGGGTATTGATCCGGGTGTAAATAATTTTGCAACAATTGTTACAACCGAAGGGCCTCCATGTATCGTGGACGGGAGAAAATTAAAAAATCAAATATACTTCAAATGTAAGAAAACAGCACACTACCAATCAATACTTAATAAACAAGGACGTAAAACATCCAATAGAATCCGAAAAATAAACCAAAAATTCAAAAACATACAAGACAACTTCCTCAACCAAACAGTAAACTTCATCATAAAAAAATGCAAAGAACAAGATGTAGGTACAATTGTGCTTGGATACAACAATAATTTCCAGCACAAGACCAATATGGGAAAAAAACAAAACCAAATATTTTCACACATAGCATTCAAACAATTCAAACAAAAACTAGAAACACGATGCCAAATACACGAAATAGACCTGATAATACAGGAAGAATCATACACAAGCCTAAGCAGCTTCCTAGATGAAGATATACTACCAGAATACCAAGAAAAAAAAGACGCTAAAAATAAGGGGGATAAAAAGAAGAAGGATAAAAAGAAGAAGGATAAAAAGAAGGAAGATAAAAAGAAGGAAGATAAAGTTAAATATGAATTTAAGGGCAATAGAACAAAACGTGGATTATACGAAACACAAAATGGAAAAATTATTAACGCAGATGTAAACGCTGCAGCCAATATTATAAGAAAATGTAAGCATAGGTTCAATTTTGAGCTATTGTGTAAGTGGGTCCAGACTACTCCAAGTAAAATCAAATTATAA
- the gatC gene encoding Asp-tRNA(Asn) amidotransferase subunit GatC — translation MEIEKEAENILNKFSKVLDEIPDLEETQYIVDNLNRTREDVNEQSHPDKILRNAHVDKNNSVVAEKGKWTK, via the coding sequence ATGGAAATAGAAAAAGAAGCAGAAAATATATTAAACAAGTTTTCAAAAGTATTAGATGAAATTCCAGATTTAGAAGAAACACAATACATAGTTGATAACTTAAACAGAACAAGAGAGGATGTAAACGAGCAATCACATCCTGATAAAATACTTAGAAATGCACATGTAGATAAAAACAACAGCGTTGTAGCTGAAAAAGGGAAATGGACAAAATGA